The DNA segment TTGGGCTGGATCTTGACTTTTTCCCCGGTTTTGGGGTTTCTGCCCGTGTAGCTTTTATACTCTTTGACGAAGAAGCTGCACAGACCCCGGATTTCAATCCGTTCCCCCTCGATCAGGGCGTCGGCCATGGAGTCGAAAAAAATCTGGACCACTTTGGCAGCCTCAGATTTTGAGATATTGGATTCCTTTTTCAAGGCGGAAATCAGTTCCAGTTTATTCATATAACCTCCCTGTTATATTGTTTCGCCTGATATATTATTTAAATAATTGCAGTATAGACAAAAATTTTTTTAAGTCAAGTAGTTATGGACAAAAAAGAGCGGCCCGCTGATTGATTGCATATGGATACAGCCATTCTGCCGTTTGCGTCAAGTCTGATTTGAGTGTTCAGGTTTCAGGTGTCAGGTGTCAGGCCTAAACCCTAAACCCTGAACCCTGAACCCTGAACCCTGAACCCTTATCACAGCCGGTTGCCCACCTCCCCTAACCCGTGGAGCCGGATCATCCCGGAGATCCGCTGATCGGTTTCATCATCCGAATATCCTACAGCAATTGACCAGCACTGGGATTGGTAGAGGGCTTCTATGCGTTTTTCAATGTCTGCACTGTCATCGAGGTTCCGTTCATATTCGCCGCTGATCCGGATGCGGTCTGTCAGGGCGATACTGGCGGCCAAATCAATGGACTGCCGGCTGTCCCGAAGATAGCGATACTCCAGTGCCAGATGATCGCCGCGCTGATTCCGCAGCCGGGCGGAGAGCAGGTGAGAGAGCAGTGTGTCTGCTTCATGGCTCCATTCCGCTTCGGCATGGAGGTTCAGCATCCGGACCGGGGTGATATCCATTTCCGCGTAAAGGGGAAGAAACGGCTCGGCATCGGTTTTCTTTTCCCTGTTAAAATCATAGGCCTGTTCAATGAAAAACCGGAAAAAGCGGTTATATCTGGCCTCAGCCGCTTCCCGGCCGGCATCCGTCTCCGGCCTGGCGTCCGGATCAAAATATTTGGCGGTCAGCAGGTGGGTTAAGGAAAAGCTGATCTGGTTGGCCCCCGCGATCCGGTCAATGCTGTCAAAATCCGGATATTCGGACTGGTCCGTGTCCGGTACGTATTCATAGGCAAGCTCCGGAATGATCGTATGCTTGATAGGACGCGCCGCAGGGGTTTGATCCTTGTATATCCGGTAAAGATCCGTGGAAAGCG comes from the Desulfobacterales bacterium genome and includes:
- a CDS encoding HU family DNA-binding protein, coding for MNKLELISALKKESNISKSEAAKVVQIFFDSMADALIEGERIEIRGLCSFFVKEYKSYTGRNPKTGEKVKIQPKKLPFFKCGKELRERVNKNQ